One stretch of Bacillus marinisedimentorum DNA includes these proteins:
- a CDS encoding MFS transporter yields the protein MEARLGRNKGFLTLMAAQLISGLGDWLSIVAVITLVGLKWNATPLEVSFIILSLAVPMALLGPFTGTIADRLNRKTLMIISDLARAVLILILATASSIYTVYVCLFATGLLSAVFVPAKNGKLKEVVAEGNMKSAMSITSMIDSGTKIAGPLLSGILVASFGTKLVFYIDSATFIISSLLIFLLPKAANVLEKQTQQAEHTEKSSFKEDFLEGMAFIKGNRYFLIGMTVLGISLLILQLSDSQFIVLIRQLTDASPDLFGMLVTGSGLGMFLAGLLLARKTEYNALLLMITGVCGVGVSFGMMAVLTAADIPFSLMWGPALGFVAGFAASLVFIPFQAAVQTDTPVHMTGRVFGVINSVTTTATIIGPLLGGWLATVIGIIPTFIITASLLVIMSLVVFLFRSKIERGNEHVSESQQGAQGTASS from the coding sequence ATGGAAGCACGGTTGGGACGAAATAAAGGGTTTTTGACGTTAATGGCCGCCCAGTTAATTTCAGGACTTGGTGATTGGCTGAGTATTGTGGCGGTTATTACGCTTGTCGGATTGAAATGGAATGCAACACCATTGGAAGTTTCTTTCATCATTTTGTCCCTGGCTGTGCCGATGGCGCTGCTCGGCCCCTTCACGGGAACTATTGCTGATCGGCTAAATCGGAAAACGCTTATGATTATTTCCGACCTGGCAAGAGCCGTCCTGATTCTCATACTGGCAACGGCAAGTTCCATCTACACCGTGTATGTCTGTTTGTTTGCGACAGGGCTGCTGTCCGCCGTCTTTGTCCCGGCAAAAAACGGTAAATTGAAAGAAGTGGTTGCGGAGGGAAATATGAAAAGCGCCATGTCCATTACATCCATGATCGATTCCGGCACGAAAATCGCGGGGCCGCTGCTGAGCGGAATTCTGGTTGCTTCATTCGGGACGAAGCTCGTCTTTTACATCGACTCGGCGACGTTCATCATTTCCTCCCTCCTCATCTTTTTATTGCCAAAGGCTGCAAATGTCCTTGAGAAACAGACACAGCAGGCTGAACATACTGAAAAGTCTTCTTTTAAAGAAGATTTTTTGGAAGGGATGGCTTTCATCAAAGGAAACCGTTATTTTTTAATAGGTATGACGGTGCTGGGAATCAGCCTGTTGATCCTGCAGCTGTCCGATTCACAATTCATCGTGCTGATCCGCCAATTAACGGACGCTTCTCCTGATTTGTTCGGTATGCTCGTGACCGGTTCAGGCCTCGGCATGTTTCTCGCCGGCTTGCTGTTGGCCAGGAAAACAGAGTATAACGCCCTCCTGCTGATGATTACCGGTGTTTGTGGGGTCGGCGTAAGCTTTGGTATGATGGCAGTATTGACAGCTGCTGATATACCTTTTTCACTTATGTGGGGGCCGGCTCTCGGGTTTGTTGCCGGTTTTGCAGCCAGCCTGGTCTTCATTCCGTTCCAGGCAGCGGTGCAAACCGATACACCTGTCCATATGACAGGAAGAGTGTTCGGGGTGATCAACAGCGTGACAACAACCGCCACCATCATCGGCCCATTACTTGGCGGATGGCTTGCCACGGTCATAGGGATTATTCCGACATTCATCATCACCGCCTCCCTTTTAGTGATAATGTCCTTAGTCGTATTCTTATTCAGAAGCAAAATAGAACGGGGGAATGAACATGTCTCCGAAAGTCAGCAAGGAGCACAAGGAACAGCGTCGAGCTAA
- a CDS encoding serine hydrolase domain-containing protein, translating into MEDETLKQSIEKVMDEEMFSGAVMINKGSRTLFTSAAGFANRADQLPNTVDTRFGIASGCKLFTAIAVCQLAEQGKILLDDRLKDCLDIEFSGFDENITVHHLLTHSAGIPDYFDEAVMDDFEDLWKLTPMYLLRTLEDFLPLFRDGQMMFRPGEKFHYNNAGYILLGLIIEQQSGLSFQEYVEREIFKPCGMDRSGYFALDQLPGSTAYGYLDMEDGSYKTNIYSIPATGGADGGAFVTAPDMVKLWDGLLGHKLLSEEYTRLLMTPHIHVKKGVSYGYGMWINDRDGSIYKYHVMGYDPGVSFHSAYYPDADARITAVSNLSSGAFAVMKAAEEAMFL; encoded by the coding sequence TTGGAAGATGAGACATTAAAGCAATCAATAGAAAAAGTTATGGATGAGGAAATGTTTTCGGGAGCAGTAATGATAAACAAGGGCAGCCGGACCTTGTTTACGTCTGCAGCCGGTTTTGCCAACCGGGCGGATCAGCTTCCGAATACCGTCGACACGCGATTCGGTATCGCGTCCGGATGCAAACTGTTTACTGCCATTGCGGTTTGCCAGCTTGCTGAACAGGGGAAGATATTACTTGATGACAGGCTTAAAGACTGTCTTGATATTGAATTTTCCGGGTTTGATGAAAACATTACCGTCCATCATCTGCTGACCCACAGTGCAGGGATACCTGATTATTTTGATGAGGCGGTAATGGATGACTTTGAAGATCTCTGGAAACTGACGCCTATGTATCTTTTAAGGACGTTAGAGGACTTTCTGCCTTTATTTCGGGACGGGCAAATGATGTTTCGGCCGGGGGAGAAATTTCACTACAATAATGCAGGATATATTTTGCTGGGGCTGATCATCGAACAGCAATCCGGGCTTTCTTTTCAGGAATATGTAGAAAGGGAAATCTTTAAGCCATGCGGGATGGATCGGTCCGGCTATTTTGCGCTTGACCAGCTTCCTGGGAGTACGGCATATGGTTATCTTGATATGGAGGATGGGTCATACAAAACTAATATATATTCGATTCCAGCCACGGGAGGAGCAGACGGGGGTGCATTTGTGACGGCGCCGGACATGGTGAAATTGTGGGACGGTTTACTTGGTCATAAGCTTTTAAGCGAAGAATATACCCGTTTACTGATGACTCCGCATATCCACGTGAAAAAGGGAGTTTCTTATGGGTATGGAATGTGGATTAATGACCGTGACGGTTCTATTTATAAGTATCACGTTATGGGCTATGACCCGGGCGTGAGCTTCCACTCTGCCTATTACCCTGATGCGGATGCGAGGATAACAGCCGTATCTAACTTGAGCTCAGGTGCGTTTGCTGTGATGAAGGCGGCGGAAGAGGCAATGTTCTTGTAG
- a CDS encoding YbaN family protein encodes MKPPFRFSIKRYLFVFLGSLSLALGVLGIVLPVLPTTPLLLLAAYFYVRSSEKLYNWLINHRIFGPYIYNYIKYRAIKKKAKVSSIIFLWLTLFLSMWLVSKPFVTVILFAVGIGVSLYLLSLKTLETNDGA; translated from the coding sequence ATGAAGCCACCATTCCGTTTTTCGATAAAAAGATATCTTTTTGTTTTTCTAGGTTCGCTGTCACTCGCACTCGGTGTGCTCGGGATCGTTTTGCCGGTGCTGCCGACAACGCCGCTTTTACTGCTGGCTGCCTACTTTTATGTTAGAAGCTCGGAAAAGCTTTACAACTGGTTGATCAATCACAGGATTTTTGGACCGTATATCTATAACTACATTAAATACCGGGCCATAAAAAAGAAGGCCAAAGTCAGTTCTATTATCTTTTTATGGCTGACACTTTTCCTGTCAATGTGGCTCGTATCAAAACCCTTTGTCACGGTCATTCTATTTGCCGTAGGCATCGGCGTAAGCCTTTACTTGCTTTCACTGAAAACACTTGAGACCAATGATGGTGCCTGA
- a CDS encoding Ig-like domain-containing protein, translated as MKKSTLRKRFKKVIVLLSIFLLTIINGLGATVLAAGGNSGSTETGGEKTYTITIHAEGLDNETQAHVTLSKKAEAGEPPVTMSGDTVNHQIVFKQVPPGGSATITGSGIAGYEGPVPLIIELKQAQGNFQKSGTLLYKKVERIGVTGITIDKSAVSLLKGQQEKITASIVPANASNQAVSWTSSDQGVAIVDASGNVSAKASGTANVTAAITDGNQTFTATASVTVKEITGFQPLETITAQTGEVITLPAEVTAVLNDGSTLQVPVSWDGTNGQAVFKEPGTETLTGTVTGTAEKPVLTIEVTGSTAVEVKTAVLDANTQSLFIGETKTLSIIEYTPEGASLQALVWKSDGSAVSVQKTGDPAVVELTGTAAGSSVVTVEKLDGTPLAECLVTVAADPAVTDPAYIVATTEDSAEAVDQFEDKESVFIRAYGMPEGTYHVKVEQKGSDPLLGDGTVDIAFNEQGEAIFNLYDVTGFEETENFSKSYFVYMSQDPVFPPGDDEDGIPKTFQDNFKIGSPIPTGAIGVNVVVEENGQIISLDPELKGMDVILGREIKDKTAAETQLEDYLNPLYDGTDATSKYSDEAKLIGEVQADGSVVWGTPKEVLKIGGYILLIELPDGYTSNLDQLNPDSEDGELLKEVHIERDTDIYRQIVLKKTAVDDGDEGPDVTLSAPQLSVYIGGTANLSIIDFFPADLDLATLEWDSSNPEIANVTVGDDPALAAIEGLSAGYASITVKTTDGEPLASCYVSVGADPSVVDPFRIVATTEDSEEPVDQFLSKEDVYIRGYNLPAGDYHVKVEQSGSNPLLGEGMFTVGEGEDLVGFNLYEITEFRDTTNFSKSYVVYMSQNSDYPMGDDENGIPKTFQDNFKIGSPIPTGNLNVDVAQLRGGVIGPVDSIIVGKDVILGREIKDKTAIETTYQDYLNPLYINELATPGISKYTDEAKLIGHIQAGGSVKWDPPKEVLKIGGYILLVELPDGFISNLDMLNPDSDDGELLKEIHITRNSVIEREIIIQNISYTGPGDSPVEENPDEGDSGGVPIEEGEDNDDGDEPQVDGDSEGDDGGVPGDGSAGDPSAPPSEGGTDQPGPPDAAPGDGQGGTEQPKKKTVITKPVVKDGKAAIPDAAVESLADKGNIHVDVKDTGKDPVINVVLTEKQVRLLKAKQAAVTIARGGLNIKVPSSILGDEEDVIIIIKRLQDIPEALSEVYDITIKQGNKTISQFDEGILLTFTVNTRTNSNPEQGKIFYLNEETNKWELIGGEYHEGKVSGYTRHLSTFTVLGNSEDEEGQTPNPFNLVSASTNGTNVQLLPNTAGNRYDLLLVGFTLAAFGLALFLLNSRNKARVRTKR; from the coding sequence GTGAAAAAATCAACACTTCGCAAAAGATTCAAGAAGGTTATCGTTTTACTGTCAATTTTTCTCCTTACGATTATAAATGGGCTGGGAGCGACGGTATTGGCAGCAGGGGGGAACAGTGGCAGTACCGAGACGGGCGGGGAAAAAACATATACGATCACTATTCATGCTGAAGGTCTGGATAACGAAACCCAGGCACACGTTACGCTAAGCAAGAAAGCGGAGGCAGGCGAGCCGCCGGTGACCATGTCAGGGGATACAGTCAACCATCAAATTGTGTTTAAGCAAGTTCCTCCAGGCGGGTCGGCCACAATTACAGGGAGCGGCATTGCTGGATATGAAGGTCCGGTGCCATTGATAATCGAGCTGAAACAGGCACAGGGCAATTTTCAAAAATCAGGGACGCTCCTTTATAAAAAAGTGGAACGCATCGGGGTAACAGGCATCACCATAGATAAAAGTGCTGTGAGCTTGTTGAAAGGGCAGCAAGAAAAAATCACGGCCAGCATCGTGCCGGCAAATGCCTCAAACCAGGCTGTAAGCTGGACAAGCAGTGATCAGGGTGTTGCCATTGTGGATGCAAGCGGCAATGTCTCAGCGAAGGCGAGCGGTACTGCGAACGTGACGGCGGCAATTACGGATGGAAACCAGACATTCACGGCAACAGCTTCTGTCACGGTAAAGGAGATTACGGGATTTCAGCCTCTCGAGACAATCACCGCTCAAACAGGTGAAGTGATTACGCTGCCGGCTGAAGTAACTGCCGTTCTAAACGATGGTTCAACATTGCAAGTCCCGGTATCCTGGGACGGAACGAATGGTCAAGCTGTCTTTAAGGAGCCAGGGACTGAGACACTGACAGGAACTGTGACAGGAACAGCTGAAAAACCTGTGCTGACGATTGAGGTAACCGGTTCTACAGCAGTTGAAGTGAAAACGGCCGTGTTGGATGCGAACACACAGAGCCTCTTTATTGGGGAAACAAAGACCCTTTCCATCATTGAATATACACCTGAAGGGGCAAGCTTGCAGGCGCTTGTATGGAAAAGTGATGGCTCAGCCGTTTCGGTACAAAAAACGGGTGATCCTGCGGTTGTTGAGTTAACGGGTACTGCAGCGGGAAGCTCGGTTGTTACAGTCGAAAAGCTTGATGGAACACCGCTTGCAGAATGTTTAGTCACGGTTGCTGCGGATCCGGCAGTCACCGATCCGGCATATATCGTGGCGACAACTGAAGATTCTGCTGAGGCTGTCGACCAATTTGAAGATAAAGAAAGCGTGTTTATCCGCGCGTATGGAATGCCTGAAGGCACCTATCATGTAAAAGTGGAGCAGAAGGGCAGCGATCCTCTTCTCGGTGACGGCACCGTGGATATTGCTTTTAATGAACAGGGTGAGGCGATATTCAACCTTTATGATGTGACTGGGTTTGAGGAAACGGAAAATTTCTCGAAATCATACTTTGTTTACATGAGCCAGGACCCGGTCTTTCCACCTGGGGATGATGAAGACGGCATTCCGAAAACATTCCAGGATAATTTCAAAATCGGTTCGCCGATTCCAACTGGCGCTATTGGCGTTAACGTGGTAGTTGAGGAAAATGGACAAATCATCTCACTGGATCCGGAACTTAAAGGAATGGATGTCATCCTTGGGCGTGAAATCAAAGATAAAACAGCAGCAGAGACCCAATTGGAGGATTATCTGAATCCGCTTTACGATGGAACAGACGCCACCTCCAAATATTCGGATGAAGCGAAGTTGATCGGCGAGGTCCAGGCAGACGGCAGTGTCGTCTGGGGCACACCAAAGGAAGTGCTGAAAATCGGCGGGTATATCCTGTTGATCGAACTGCCGGACGGCTATACTTCTAACCTTGATCAGTTAAACCCGGATTCCGAAGACGGCGAACTGCTGAAGGAAGTCCATATTGAACGGGATACCGATATTTACCGTCAGATTGTCCTGAAAAAGACAGCAGTGGATGATGGGGATGAAGGCCCTGATGTTACACTGAGCGCTCCACAGTTGAGTGTGTATATCGGCGGAACAGCGAATCTTTCAATAATTGACTTTTTCCCGGCAGATCTTGATCTGGCAACTCTTGAGTGGGACAGTTCAAATCCGGAGATTGCTAATGTGACGGTTGGCGATGATCCGGCACTTGCCGCCATTGAAGGGCTTTCCGCCGGGTATGCTTCAATTACAGTTAAAACGACTGATGGCGAACCGCTGGCAAGTTGTTATGTCAGCGTTGGTGCAGACCCATCCGTGGTCGATCCATTCCGGATTGTTGCCACGACGGAAGATTCGGAAGAACCGGTCGACCAGTTCCTGTCGAAAGAAGATGTCTACATCAGAGGCTATAATCTTCCTGCTGGCGACTATCATGTAAAAGTGGAGCAAAGCGGAAGCAACCCACTTCTCGGTGAAGGGATGTTTACTGTAGGAGAAGGGGAAGATTTGGTAGGCTTCAATCTGTATGAAATAACAGAATTTAGAGATACGACCAATTTCTCAAAATCCTATGTCGTTTATATGAGCCAGAACTCTGACTATCCGATGGGGGATGACGAAAACGGCATTCCGAAAACATTCCAGGATAATTTTAAAATCGGTTCGCCGATCCCTACTGGCAATCTAAACGTGGATGTAGCCCAGCTAAGGGGCGGAGTCATTGGGCCGGTCGATTCAATCATAGTCGGCAAGGATGTCATTCTTGGCCGTGAGATAAAAGACAAAACCGCTATTGAAACGACCTATCAAGATTATTTGAACCCGCTTTATATTAATGAGTTGGCCACTCCGGGTATTTCGAAATATACAGATGAGGCGAAATTGATAGGCCACATCCAGGCGGGCGGCAGCGTCAAATGGGATCCTCCGAAAGAAGTGCTGAAAATCGGCGGCTATATCCTATTGGTCGAGTTGCCGGATGGGTTCATATCCAATCTGGATATGCTGAATCCGGACAGCGATGATGGGGAGCTATTGAAAGAAATCCATATCACGCGGAATTCAGTCATTGAGCGGGAGATTATCATTCAAAACATTTCATATACAGGTCCTGGAGATTCACCAGTGGAGGAAAATCCGGATGAGGGGGACAGCGGCGGAGTGCCGATAGAAGAAGGGGAAGATAACGACGATGGTGATGAACCCCAGGTTGATGGAGATTCTGAGGGAGATGACGGAGGTGTACCGGGAGACGGATCAGCCGGCGATCCATCAGCGCCTCCTTCCGAAGGCGGAACAGATCAGCCAGGACCTCCCGATGCAGCACCTGGAGACGGACAGGGCGGAACTGAACAGCCTAAAAAGAAAACAGTCATCACGAAGCCTGTTGTGAAAGATGGAAAGGCAGCCATCCCTGATGCGGCTGTTGAGTCGCTGGCAGACAAAGGGAATATCCACGTTGATGTAAAGGATACCGGGAAAGATCCTGTAATTAATGTTGTATTGACCGAAAAACAAGTACGCTTATTGAAAGCTAAACAGGCAGCTGTCACGATTGCAAGAGGCGGCCTCAACATTAAAGTTCCTTCTTCTATTTTGGGTGATGAGGAAGATGTAATTATCATCATTAAACGGCTGCAGGATATTCCCGAAGCCCTGAGCGAGGTATACGATATCACAATTAAGCAGGGGAACAAAACCATCAGTCAATTTGATGAAGGAATCTTGTTGACATTTACCGTAAACACACGAACAAACAGTAATCCAGAGCAAGGAAAAATCTTTTATTTGAATGAAGAAACGAACAAATGGGAGCTTATTGGCGGAGAGTACCATGAGGGTAAAGTATCAGGCTACACCAGGCATCTCAGCACGTTCACAGTATTAGGAAACAGCGAAGATGAAGAAGGGCAAACGCCAAATCCTTTTAACCTGGTATCTGCTTCAACCAATGGAACAAATGTACAGCTTCTTCCAAATACGGCGGGAAACAGATATGACTTGCTCCTGGTCGGTTTCACTCTTGCAGCATTTGGACTTGCACTATTCCTTCTGAACTCGAGGAACAAAGCGAGAGTGCGCACAAAAAGATGA
- a CDS encoding PTS fructose transporter subunit IIABC, with protein sequence MKISELLSAETIKLELEADNKSGVIDELAGVLDKSGMLTNPEAFVEAIWEREKESTTGIGEGIAIPHAKTAAVKKPAIAFGRSREGVDFDSLDRKPARLFFMIAAAEGANRDHLEALSRLSKMLLDDTFKEALMKAVTPEEVLKAIDLWEDARTEQDREKGRQADNDGSETGQAGRKLKLLAVTSCPNGIAHTYMAAENLEKAAEQMNVEMKVETQGSIGVENELTPEDIKEADGIIIAADKAVDKSRFAGIKLVETGVQDGINKPEELIRRFEEGDVSEYEGVKSAGELKEERKQGQNPVYRHLMNGVSYMIPFVVVGGLLIALSLAIGGEPTPEGLQIPEGSFWNKVLAVGGASFSFMVPILAGFISMSIADRPGLAPGIVGGHIAANGSFYDSEAGAGFLGGIVAGFIAGYVARWIKRWKVPKMIAPIMPILIIPLLASIIVAAVFIFIIGTPIAAVFSGLTDWLEGMQGASSIVLALILGAMIAFDMGGPVNKVAFLFGAAMIAEGNPNIMGPIAVAICVPPIGMGVATLLNRRKYEKAEQDAGKAAIAMGLVGITEGAIPFAAKDPLRVIPSIMIGSMVGAVIAMMSGVTDHVPHGGPVVAVFRAVENVPMFFVAIIAGVIVTALLVNVLKKPIDE encoded by the coding sequence ATGAAGATATCCGAACTGTTATCGGCCGAGACGATTAAGCTTGAGCTTGAGGCGGATAACAAGAGTGGGGTAATCGACGAGCTTGCCGGGGTGCTGGATAAGTCAGGCATGCTCACGAACCCGGAAGCATTCGTAGAGGCAATTTGGGAACGGGAAAAAGAGAGTACGACAGGAATAGGTGAAGGCATTGCCATTCCACATGCGAAAACGGCCGCTGTGAAAAAGCCTGCCATAGCGTTCGGGCGGTCCAGGGAGGGTGTCGATTTTGATTCCCTGGATCGCAAGCCAGCACGGTTGTTTTTCATGATAGCAGCTGCTGAAGGGGCAAACAGGGACCACCTGGAGGCGCTGTCACGGCTTTCGAAAATGCTTCTGGATGATACTTTCAAAGAAGCTTTAATGAAAGCTGTAACTCCCGAAGAGGTTTTGAAGGCGATTGATTTATGGGAGGATGCCCGAACGGAACAGGATAGGGAAAAAGGCAGACAGGCAGACAATGACGGTTCAGAAACCGGACAAGCCGGGCGGAAGCTCAAGCTGCTTGCCGTCACATCATGCCCGAACGGCATCGCGCACACCTATATGGCTGCAGAGAATCTGGAAAAAGCAGCGGAACAGATGAATGTGGAAATGAAAGTAGAGACACAGGGGTCAATTGGCGTGGAAAATGAATTGACCCCTGAAGATATCAAGGAAGCCGACGGTATCATCATTGCAGCGGACAAAGCAGTCGACAAATCGAGATTCGCCGGCATAAAGCTGGTTGAAACAGGCGTGCAGGACGGCATAAACAAGCCTGAAGAGCTTATCAGGAGATTCGAAGAGGGTGATGTCAGTGAGTACGAAGGAGTGAAGTCGGCCGGAGAGCTGAAGGAAGAAAGAAAGCAAGGGCAAAATCCGGTATACCGCCACTTGATGAACGGTGTTTCCTATATGATTCCATTCGTTGTGGTCGGTGGGCTGCTGATTGCGCTGTCACTGGCGATCGGCGGAGAACCTACTCCGGAAGGCCTGCAAATTCCGGAAGGATCCTTTTGGAATAAAGTCCTGGCGGTTGGCGGAGCTTCGTTTTCATTCATGGTGCCGATCTTGGCCGGGTTCATCTCGATGAGTATCGCGGACCGGCCTGGTCTTGCGCCGGGGATAGTCGGCGGTCATATTGCCGCAAACGGAAGCTTCTATGACAGTGAGGCAGGGGCCGGATTCCTTGGCGGAATTGTAGCAGGTTTCATTGCCGGATATGTGGCGAGATGGATTAAGAGGTGGAAAGTACCTAAAATGATTGCCCCGATTATGCCGATTCTGATTATTCCACTACTGGCATCCATCATTGTCGCGGCTGTCTTTATTTTTATAATAGGTACTCCGATTGCTGCCGTGTTCTCCGGGCTGACTGATTGGCTGGAAGGAATGCAGGGGGCAAGCAGCATCGTGCTGGCCTTGATTCTTGGAGCTATGATCGCTTTTGATATGGGCGGACCGGTCAACAAAGTGGCCTTCTTGTTTGGGGCTGCCATGATTGCGGAAGGGAACCCGAATATTATGGGTCCGATTGCAGTAGCCATTTGTGTACCGCCAATCGGAATGGGTGTTGCTACTTTGCTTAACAGGCGGAAGTATGAAAAGGCGGAGCAGGATGCCGGCAAAGCCGCCATTGCGATGGGGCTTGTCGGGATTACAGAAGGTGCAATCCCGTTTGCCGCTAAAGATCCGTTAAGGGTTATCCCGAGCATAATGATCGGGTCCATGGTCGGTGCGGTCATCGCCATGATGAGCGGGGTGACAGACCACGTTCCGCACGGTGGGCCTGTTGTCGCGGTCTTCCGGGCTGTGGAAAATGTCCCGATGTTTTTTGTAGCTATTATAGCCGGTGTCATCGTGACAGCGCTTCTGGTCAACGTGCTAAAAAAACCTATTGACGAATAG
- a CDS encoding pyridoxal-phosphate-dependent aminotransferase family protein has protein sequence MRNKEMLLIPGPTPVVDSIYDALAQETRSHTDARFADIYRSALEKTKAMFKTDGEVFVISGSGTLAMEMALINTVPSGADILVISHGFFGDRFIKLGEAFGYNVDMLQSEWGKQVDPALVDEKLASRDFKAVTITHADTSTGVAADLDALVPVIKKHGALVIVDGVCATAAMEEDMSKTYGDENAKIDVVLTGAQKAIGVPPGLAIVAFNQSALAAREKIGHVPGYYSDIYNWIPIMHDPQKYFATPPVNLIYAYNEGMRLVMEEGMEKRITRHEALGKGIRSALSVYGMKAIADEEAAAATLSCILYPEGVDDAAFRAALAEKGLIVAGALAHLAGKAFRIGHMGNVTEDMLEKAVVLIGETLIEMGHPANIGDAVEMLNGSFFKA, from the coding sequence TTGCGCAATAAAGAAATGCTGCTTATACCGGGACCGACACCTGTTGTCGATTCCATTTATGATGCCCTTGCGCAGGAAACCAGAAGCCATACCGATGCCAGGTTCGCAGACATTTACCGGAGCGCTCTTGAGAAGACAAAGGCCATGTTCAAGACAGACGGGGAAGTATTTGTCATTTCCGGATCAGGGACACTCGCAATGGAAATGGCGCTGATCAATACTGTGCCATCCGGGGCGGACATCCTGGTCATCAGCCATGGTTTTTTCGGAGACCGCTTCATTAAGCTGGGAGAAGCATTCGGCTATAATGTCGACATGCTTCAATCTGAATGGGGAAAGCAGGTGGATCCGGCACTGGTCGATGAAAAACTCGCCTCCAGAGATTTCAAGGCAGTCACAATCACGCATGCCGACACCTCAACAGGCGTAGCCGCCGATCTTGATGCACTGGTGCCAGTCATCAAAAAACACGGGGCGCTCGTCATTGTCGATGGTGTATGTGCAACAGCCGCGATGGAAGAAGACATGAGCAAGACATATGGCGATGAAAACGCCAAAATTGATGTCGTGCTGACCGGCGCCCAGAAAGCGATCGGTGTTCCGCCTGGCCTTGCCATCGTCGCCTTTAACCAATCGGCGCTCGCTGCCCGCGAAAAGATCGGACATGTGCCCGGTTATTATTCCGACATTTACAACTGGATTCCGATCATGCATGACCCGCAAAAATACTTCGCCACCCCGCCGGTGAACCTGATCTATGCATATAATGAAGGAATGAGGCTCGTCATGGAGGAAGGCATGGAAAAACGCATCACACGCCATGAGGCCCTCGGAAAAGGAATCCGGTCAGCCCTTTCCGTATATGGCATGAAAGCTATTGCAGACGAGGAAGCCGCTGCCGCAACATTGAGCTGCATCCTCTACCCGGAAGGAGTCGATGATGCTGCATTCCGTGCCGCTCTGGCCGAAAAAGGACTGATCGTCGCAGGCGCACTTGCCCATCTCGCCGGCAAAGCATTCCGAATCGGCCACATGGGAAATGTCACCGAAGACATGCTTGAAAAAGCAGTCGTTTTGATCGGCGAAACACTGATTGAAATGGGGCATCCTGCCAATATCGGCGATGCTGTGGAAATGTTGAACGGCTCTTTCTTCAAAGCTTGA
- a CDS encoding TetR/AcrR family transcriptional regulator, which translates to MSPKVSKEHKEQRRANILEAAKEVFIEYGYERTTMKHIMDAANVSRGGLYQYFSNKEDVYEAILEESLTQSGINMQGLLKKEVPSYWDLLMRSIFGESGRPDDEMDPMAPSNLEFFVTGRNDKRRREYGRVRYYNGLKIYKDIIEQGQKSGEFSTRFDSEILARSIISSIDGLALDHTILPSEDIKLKEQSELFVEYLRMALGVE; encoded by the coding sequence ATGTCTCCGAAAGTCAGCAAGGAGCACAAGGAACAGCGTCGAGCTAACATATTGGAAGCGGCAAAAGAGGTATTCATTGAATACGGCTATGAACGGACAACGATGAAGCACATCATGGATGCCGCAAATGTGAGCCGCGGCGGGCTGTATCAATATTTTTCAAATAAAGAAGACGTATATGAAGCAATCCTTGAAGAATCACTCACCCAGTCCGGAATAAATATGCAGGGCTTATTGAAAAAAGAAGTGCCTTCATACTGGGATTTATTAATGCGAAGCATATTTGGTGAAAGTGGCCGTCCGGATGACGAAATGGACCCCATGGCTCCTTCCAACCTGGAATTCTTCGTAACCGGCCGAAACGATAAGCGCCGGCGCGAATATGGCAGGGTACGATACTATAACGGGTTGAAAATTTACAAGGATATCATTGAACAGGGGCAAAAAAGCGGAGAATTCAGCACCAGGTTTGACAGTGAAATACTGGCCAGATCGATTATCTCGTCCATCGACGGCCTGGCACTTGATCATACCATCCTGCCAAGTGAGGACATTAAGCTGAAGGAGCAGTCAGAGCTGTTTGTGGAATATTTGCGGATGGCGTTGGGAGTAGAGTAG
- a CDS encoding general stress protein produces MENRHVIGVYESSEEVINKFENNNRQNQDSAGFSVIGEDKNEVERVSDELGVDMEPLNSDENKQGGGFLDKITSALKGEHEAPVEDTLMEMGVPEDEAQEYAPELEQGKMLVVGDPELAANEGADVTAGTPPATGTGTELNS; encoded by the coding sequence ATGGAAAACAGACATGTAATTGGGGTTTATGAGTCCTCAGAAGAAGTGATTAACAAATTTGAAAATAATAATCGCCAAAACCAGGATTCCGCTGGCTTCTCAGTCATCGGTGAAGATAAAAATGAAGTCGAGCGTGTATCTGACGAACTTGGTGTTGATATGGAGCCGCTTAATAGTGATGAAAACAAGCAGGGCGGCGGATTTCTGGACAAAATCACTTCCGCACTAAAAGGTGAACATGAAGCACCCGTAGAAGATACCCTCATGGAAATGGGTGTTCCGGAAGACGAAGCACAAGAATATGCACCTGAACTCGAACAGGGCAAGATGCTTGTTGTAGGTGACCCGGAACTGGCGGCAAATGAAGGTGCAGATGTCACCGCAGGCACACCTCCAGCAACTGGAACAGGTACTGAGTTGAACAGTTGA